In the Paenibacillus pabuli genome, one interval contains:
- a CDS encoding oxalate decarboxylase family bicupin, whose product MTKGSQHNGKPVIVPQPIRQDGAGGPDLGPRDVMRDRENPDMLVPPATDAGLLPNLKMSFSDTHMQLNHGGWSREITVRDLPIATTLAGVNMSLTPGGVRELHWHQQSEWAYMIWGTARITSVDQEGRNFIADVGPGDLWFFPRGLPHSIQGLEEGCEFLLVFDDGSFSDLNTLSISDWFAHTPAEVLSVNFGVSESAFQSRPADQVYIFQDQVPGSLTSQEVSSPYGAVPLSFKHRLLAQEPIITPGGSVRIVDSTNFPISTTVAAALVEIKPGGMRELHWHPNADEWQYYLTGQGRMTVFGGNGTARTFNYRAGDVGYVPAAMGHYVQNTGSDTLWFLEIFRSDRFEDISLNQWMALTPRELVRDNLNAPTELLDALRKVKWPVV is encoded by the coding sequence ATGACCAAAGGATCACAACATAACGGTAAACCCGTCATTGTTCCACAACCGATCAGGCAAGATGGGGCCGGCGGACCCGATCTGGGCCCACGTGATGTCATGAGAGACCGTGAAAATCCGGATATGCTGGTTCCTCCCGCAACGGATGCGGGGCTGCTGCCCAATCTGAAAATGTCCTTTTCCGATACACATATGCAGTTAAACCATGGCGGCTGGTCACGCGAGATTACAGTACGCGATCTGCCCATTGCCACAACGCTGGCTGGTGTCAACATGAGTTTGACTCCAGGCGGCGTACGCGAACTCCACTGGCATCAGCAATCCGAATGGGCTTATATGATCTGGGGAACGGCAAGAATCACATCCGTGGATCAGGAGGGTCGCAATTTTATTGCTGATGTCGGACCTGGAGATCTGTGGTTCTTTCCGAGAGGTCTGCCCCATTCCATTCAAGGACTGGAAGAGGGCTGTGAATTTTTGCTTGTTTTTGATGACGGATCCTTCTCCGATCTCAACACTCTTTCCATCTCCGATTGGTTTGCACACACCCCCGCAGAGGTTTTGTCTGTCAATTTTGGGGTGTCAGAGTCTGCGTTCCAATCCCGGCCGGCGGATCAGGTTTATATTTTCCAAGATCAGGTTCCAGGTTCACTCACAAGTCAGGAAGTTTCGTCTCCTTACGGTGCGGTCCCTCTTTCGTTTAAACATCGTCTGTTGGCTCAGGAACCTATCATTACACCGGGAGGAAGCGTGCGCATCGTCGATTCCACCAACTTTCCCATCTCCACAACCGTTGCCGCTGCGCTTGTTGAGATTAAACCTGGTGGCATGCGTGAATTACACTGGCATCCGAATGCGGATGAATGGCAGTATTACCTCACCGGACAAGGAAGAATGACAGTGTTCGGAGGCAATGGTACGGCACGCACATTCAATTACCGAGCCGGAGATGTAGGGTATGTTCCTGCAGCCATGGGACACTATGTTCAAAATACGGGCAGCGATACCTTATGGTTTTTGGAGATCTTCCGAAGTGACCGTTTCGAAGATATCTCATTGAACCAATGGATGGCACTTACACCTCGTGAGCTAGTCCGTGATAATTTGAATGCTCCAACAGAGCT